The window GTTTGCTTATAATCCTTAGGCAAATCGGCACTGCTTGTTGGCGGGATATAACGGCCAAAACATTTAGGCCAATCAGGGCATCCCATGCCCGAACCTGAACTACGTACAACGCCGCCCGCAAGTATCAAAACAAAAAGTAAAACGATTGTTATGAGGCCTGTTTTTTGAAAACGCTTGTTGGGTGCGGCTGTATTCATTTAAAATATCTTCTAAAAATTTAGGGTACCATCTTTATTTGAAAATTTGAGAATTTGAAAATTTGAAGATGTAATATTTTCAAATTCTCAAATTTTCAAATCCTCAAATTTAGCCCGGTACCCTAAAAGATCAGATCAGTATTAAGATTCTTTTGGTGATTCGCTGTCGTTTGCTTTCAGCTTGTCGTTAAATTTTTTCAACTCATCCATACCGGCAGGGTTATCTTCAAAATCATGCGGCAGGTTAGAGCTCATGGTTTGAGAGAAAGGTACTGTTTGTGGTATATAATCCTCTTCGGCACCAGGCTTGCTGTAATCATATGGCCAACGGTAAACAGTAGGTATTTCGCCGGGCCAGTTGCCATGCAAATGCTCTACAGGTGCTGTCCACTCCAGGGTGTTTGACTGCCATGGGTTTTGCGTGGTTTTTTTACCTGCAAATATCGATACAATAAAGTTATATATGAAAGCCACCTGTGCCAAAGCTGCCATGATAGCCGCCCATGTAATAAACGTATTTATAGTTAACCATTTTTGCATCGACGCAAACTCGGTGAACGCGTAGTAACGACGGGGAACGCCATCCAGACCCATAAAGTGCATAGGGAAGAACACCAGGTAAGCGCCAATGAAAGTTAACCAGAAGTGCAGGTAACCTAACTTCTCGTCCATCAGTTTACCAAACATTTTAGGGAACCAGTGGTAAACACCGGCAAGCATACCAAATATAGCTGCCGAACCCATTACCAGGTGGAAGTGGGCAACAACAAAGTAAGTATCGTGCAGGTTGATATCCAAAGCAGCGTTACCCAGGAAGATACCTGTTAAACCACCAGAGATAAAGAATGACACCATCCCGATAGCGAACAACATGGCAGGTGTAAACCTGATGTTACCGCGCCATAGTGTGGCCAGCCAGTTAAAAGTTTTTACCGCAGATGGCACCGCGATGATCAACGTAGTGATCATGAACACACCACCAAGAAACGGATTCATCCCGGTTACAAACATGTGGTGACCCCATACAATGAATGACAACACAGTAATACCTATCAGTGAGTAAACCATCGCATGGTAACCAAAGATTGGTTTACGTGAGTTTACCGACATAACCTCAGATGAGATACCCATTGCAGGCATAATAACGATATATACCTCCGGGTGACCCAGGAACCAGAATAAATGCTGGAACAGGATTGGGCTACCACCTTCATAAGGTTGTTGCACGCCGTTCAATACAATGTCAGATAAGTAGAAGCTGGTACCAAAGCTACGGTCAAATATCAGCAACACCACACCTGCAACAAGTACCGGGAATGCAAGGATACCTAATATAGCAGTAAGGAATAAAGCCCAGATAGTTAAAGGCATTTTCCAAAGGTCCATCCCTTTTGTACGCATGTTTAATACGGTACTTACGTAGTTGATGCCACCCATTAATGATGATGCAACAAACATTACCATACTAATTAACCACAATGTCATACCCATACCTGAACCTGGCATCGCTTTCGGCAAAGCAGATAACGGCGGGTAAATTGTCCAGCCACCGCTTGCAGGGCCGCTTTGAACAAAAAATGACGATAACATAACCACGCTGGCCATAAAGAAGAACCAATACGATAGCATGTTCATGAAAGGCGAAGCCATATCACGCGCACCGATCTGCAAAGGGATCAATAAGTTGGCAAAGGTACCGCTCAAGCCGGCAGTTAATACAAAGAATACCATGATAGTACCGTGAATGGTAACCAGCGACAGGTAAAACTCGGTACTGATACGGCCATTAGGTGCAAAGTGACCCAGTAAAGTTGTTAATAAAGGGAATGTTTTATCTGGATAAGCCAGTTGGATCCTGAAAAGGATTGATAAAATCATTGCGATAACCGCCATAGTAATACCTGTGATAAGGAATTGCTTGGCGATCATTTTGTGATCCATGCTAAATATGTATTTAGACACGAAAGTTTCGTTATGGTGATGTTCGTGACCGTGTTCGTCGTGGTGTGCTACTACGTGATCGTGAACTGCTACTGTTGACATAATCGCTCTTTTATCTTATATTAATTATTTAACGCTAACCTGTTTTGTGACACTGCTTTTTGCGGCTCCGCATCAGCGAAATGCAACTCCTTTTTTAACCCATCGGTTAAATAAGGTTTTTGGTGCGACAACCATTCCAGGTATTCGGCTTCTGAAACTACACGTACAACTTTTTGCATGTTGTAGTGACCACCACCACAAATTTTATTACAGTATACTAAATATTCAAATTTCGGGTCATCAAGTTTATGACGCATATCTGCAGTAGTAATGGTCGGGGTAAACTTAAAGTATGTTGGTAATCCCGGAACAGCGTTTAACTGCACCCTGAAGTGCGGCATATAAACACTATGGATTACATCCTGTGCCTGTATGTTCAATTTAATCGACCTGTTTACCGGCAGATACATCGTATCGGCAGATAAATCATCAAAACTGCTTTTCTTTGTAAAATCAACGCCCAACTTGTTTGAAGCGGTTGTAAGCTTAAAGCTCTTAGGGCCTAACTTGCCATCTTTACCTGGGTAACGTAATTCCCATGCAAACTGGTGACCGGTGATGTCAATATTGATAGAAGCTACCTCGCCTTTGGCATCGGTATCATCCATAATTTTTTGCCAGGTAAAGAAACCAAACACAACCAGGATAGTAAGCACTATAGCCGGCACAATTGTCCATACTTTTTCAATGGTATTGTTGTGCGGCAAAAAGTGTGCACGGCGTTTATCAGAATGACGGTACTTAAACAGGAATCCGAACAACAGTATCTGGGTGATAAAGAAAACGATCATGGTTAAAATAGTAGTAACCGTGAACATTTCATCAATTTTTACACCGTGGATTGACGCTGCTTCGGGCAATGTCATGCTGCCTTGAACAGTAAACGACCAATATGCGCCATATAAACCTGCAAGCAGGAATACAAGGCAAATAACGCCCATTACATTGTTCCACTTTAAACCTTTTTTACCCTGAATTTTAAGGGTAAGGTCATAGATCTTTAAAATTTTACCTATTACAGCTACACCAAGGCATATCAGAAAAAATATCAGCACATAATAGGCAACACCCGTCCAGTCAACCTGGTTGGCATCTTCGCCTGTACCGGCTGCGGCAGCCGGAGTTTGCGCCATCAGCAGGTTTGTGCCAAAAAGCATAAACGCTGCAAAAAACGATAGTATGGTTTTAGAATTTATTAATTTTTTGAATGCCATTTTAATGTTTGTTTGGTATTCTGTATTTGATGCAAAAATAACAATTATTATATGTGATGATGAAGGCTCTCCTGCAGGAAAGGGTGTTTCTTAGGTATCATTGATTTGAACTTACTTAACGCGCTCATAGTCAAAAATACAAACAACCCTACAAAGCCAATAGCAACACCCACCTCAATCCAAAGTATCTCTGTATACCAGTGTGATGTTGGGCCTACCGTACCTGGCATTACCATCTGGAAATAATCTAACCAGTGACCGATAATTAAAATAAAGCAGGTAACCTTTAACACGCTGGTGGTACGTTTTGAATCACGTGCCATGATGATCAGCAATGGCGCTAAAAAGTTAATTACAATATTTAACCAGAACCACGGCTTAAATTCGGGCTCCCATCTGCGAATAAAATAAACTGTTTCTTCAGGAATGTTGGCGTAATAGATCAGTAAGAACTGTGCAAACCATACATAGGTCCAGAAGATAGAGAAACCAAACATCAGCTGGCCCAGGTTATGCAAATGGTCTTGTGTAATCCATTGCATGTAACCACTTTGCCTTAAATAAATAATTGTTAAGGTAATGATGGCTAAACAACTAACCCACATTGCTGCAAAGTTGTACCAGCCAAACATAGTCGAGAACCAGTGTGCTTCTAACGACATAATGGTATCAAAAGCGAATATTGGCGTAGTGAAACCAAATATTACCAGGAACAAACATGAAATGGTAAAACTCTTTTTGTAGTAAAACATACCACCCAAATCATCTTCGCCTTCAGAGTATTTCACAAGTAACTGGCCAAAAATAGCGTAGCTACCCATGAACACAATCATACGGGTTAAAAAGAATCCCTTATTTAAAAATACGTGTTTACCGGCAATAATTGGGTCAAAATTGGCATTTCCCTTAATTTCAACACCGGCGATGGCCCACAACTTATATAAATAAGGTGCAACCACCTGTTTGCCTTCAATTTCGGTAGTGTGTGTTATAAACAAACCTGCTACAACAATACCAAGTAATATAGTAGCCGCAATGGGCAACGTTTTTGCGAATGCCTGTGGTACGCGAATCAATGATGCCGACCAGCCTGCCTGGGCTACATATTGCAACGCGCAGAAAAATACACCGGCCATACAAACACAGGCAAAGTAATACCCCATCAGCAATAGGTTTGCAAAGGTACGTTCACCATTTGTTAAAAATCCGGCAATTATGGTTACAACCCCCACTGCTATCGCAGCAAGGCTCAATGTCTTTACCTTACCGGTAAACACAAATTGCTCGTCGAAACTATTATGAGTGCTCATTAAATATTATTTCTTATAAAGTTTGTAAATGGTGAACATACATGATCACTTTCCAGCGTTCTTCGGGGTTTAACTGAGAAGCATAAGAGCCCATCGCGTTTACACCGTAAGTAATAGTATGATAAATTTTACCGTCAGTTAAATCCTTCATAGCGCCACCGCGTGATGATTGTCCTTTTGAGTAAGACGGCGGTGGTGGGTAACCATGCTGAACCACTAAACCATCACCCTGGCCACTTAAACCATGGCATGGCGAGCAGTAGTGTGCAAAAAGCAATTTTCCATCAGCATAATTTGCCTGGGTTTGCGCAATTACGGTTTTAACCTCAACGCTTGCCAGCTCGTAACCTTCTTTGGTATTAGGATAATCAAACTTTGTAAAACCTACCGGGATTGTTCCGGCCGGTGGTACCTGTGCAGTTTTACCATCTTTAAATTGACTGTTCTTTTGATCAGGATCGTAAGCAGTATGCTCATACATGTTAGGTGCATATTCCCAACCGGTACTCCTTTTATCTTTACATGATGTTACAACTATCGAAGCAGCGATAATCATAACTAATGTTCCTATTATTTTAATCTTATTCATAGCTAACATATTTTCTGTCGTTATGCTTAACTTCTACAGCTCCTGCTTCTTTTAATATACTATCAATATCTGCGTTTGGCGTATTGCCCCTTGCGTCAATTGCGATGATAAACTTATCGTTGGTAGCACGCAGGTCCATTACTCTTGGTGCACGGCCCGGGAAAAGGTGCGTAGCAAAAAAGAAAGTAAATGTCATACCAAACGCTGTCCACAATACCGTCCACTCAAAAGTTACCGGTACAAAATCGGGGATGGCAAAAAAGTTTTTACCGCCGATGTTGATTGGCCAATCGTGAACAAGCATATAATAAACCATGCTGAACATGATAGTGCCGCCTAAACAGCCAAACATGAAGGCTGCATATCCTAAACGCGAATCCTTGATGCCTAATTTAGCATCGATTCCGTGAATTGGGCATGGCGAATAAACATCGTAAATAGGGACACTATTTTTTTGTAATTTGTCGATACCGTGCATCAGATCATCGGGATCATCAAAAATTCCTAATATATATTTGGTGCTACTCATTTTTATACTTTTTCGTATGAAGACTGTTCAACACTATCAAACTTGCCTAATGAATTGATGTAGAACTCAGCCTCGGCAGGTTCAACATGGCCACTTTCAAGTAATTTTCTCTTAGCTTGCTCACTTGAGCTTTTCAGGATCAGTTTCACCTCGGCCATTGCCACTGAAGGTAGTACCCTCACAAACAACAGGAACATGGTAAAGAATAAACCGATAGACCCGATAAAAATGCTCACATCAACCCAGGTTGGATAGAACATAGCCCAGCTTGAAGGGATATAATCGCGGTGCAGCGAGGTTACGATAATTACGAAACGCTCAAACCACATACCGATATTTACTACGATTGACAGTGTCCAGGCCAATGGAATATTGGTACGGATTTTTTTGAACCAGAATAACTGCGGCGTAATTACGTTACAAGTCATCATGCTCCAGTATGCCCACCAGTAAGGGCCCGAGATACGGTTCATAAACGCGTATTGCTCGTACTCTGCCTGAGAGTAAAATGCGATGAAAAGCTCGGTTAAGTAAGCCACACCCACTATTGAACCGGTTAAAAGGATGATTTTATTCATCGACTCAATGTGGAACATGGTGATATAGTTTTCTAACCCTAATACTTTACGTGCTACCAATAACAGCGTTTGTACCATGGCGAAACCGGAGAAGATAGCACCCGCAACGAA is drawn from Mucilaginibacter ginsenosidivorax and contains these coding sequences:
- a CDS encoding cytochrome c oxidase subunit I; this encodes MDHKMIAKQFLITGITMAVIAMILSILFRIQLAYPDKTFPLLTTLLGHFAPNGRISTEFYLSLVTIHGTIMVFFVLTAGLSGTFANLLIPLQIGARDMASPFMNMLSYWFFFMASVVMLSSFFVQSGPASGGWTIYPPLSALPKAMPGSGMGMTLWLISMVMFVASSLMGGINYVSTVLNMRTKGMDLWKMPLTIWALFLTAILGILAFPVLVAGVVLLIFDRSFGTSFYLSDIVLNGVQQPYEGGSPILFQHLFWFLGHPEVYIVIMPAMGISSEVMSVNSRKPIFGYHAMVYSLIGITVLSFIVWGHHMFVTGMNPFLGGVFMITTLIIAVPSAVKTFNWLATLWRGNIRFTPAMLFAIGMVSFFISGGLTGIFLGNAALDINLHDTYFVVAHFHLVMGSAAIFGMLAGVYHWFPKMFGKLMDEKLGYLHFWLTFIGAYLVFFPMHFMGLDGVPRRYYAFTEFASMQKWLTINTFITWAAIMAALAQVAFIYNFIVSIFAGKKTTQNPWQSNTLEWTAPVEHLHGNWPGEIPTVYRWPYDYSKPGAEEDYIPQTVPFSQTMSSNLPHDFEDNPAGMDELKKFNDKLKANDSESPKES
- a CDS encoding cytochrome c oxidase subunit II produces the protein MAFKKLINSKTILSFFAAFMLFGTNLLMAQTPAAAAGTGEDANQVDWTGVAYYVLIFFLICLGVAVIGKILKIYDLTLKIQGKKGLKWNNVMGVICLVFLLAGLYGAYWSFTVQGSMTLPEAASIHGVKIDEMFTVTTILTMIVFFITQILLFGFLFKYRHSDKRRAHFLPHNNTIEKVWTIVPAIVLTILVVFGFFTWQKIMDDTDAKGEVASINIDITGHQFAWELRYPGKDGKLGPKSFKLTTASNKLGVDFTKKSSFDDLSADTMYLPVNRSIKLNIQAQDVIHSVYMPHFRVQLNAVPGLPTYFKFTPTITTADMRHKLDDPKFEYLVYCNKICGGGHYNMQKVVRVVSEAEYLEWLSHQKPYLTDGLKKELHFADAEPQKAVSQNRLALNN
- a CDS encoding quinol:cytochrome C oxidoreductase, translating into MSTHNSFDEQFVFTGKVKTLSLAAIAVGVVTIIAGFLTNGERTFANLLLMGYYFACVCMAGVFFCALQYVAQAGWSASLIRVPQAFAKTLPIAATILLGIVVAGLFITHTTEIEGKQVVAPYLYKLWAIAGVEIKGNANFDPIIAGKHVFLNKGFFLTRMIVFMGSYAIFGQLLVKYSEGEDDLGGMFYYKKSFTISCLFLVIFGFTTPIFAFDTIMSLEAHWFSTMFGWYNFAAMWVSCLAIITLTIIYLRQSGYMQWITQDHLHNLGQLMFGFSIFWTYVWFAQFLLIYYANIPEETVYFIRRWEPEFKPWFWLNIVINFLAPLLIIMARDSKRTTSVLKVTCFILIIGHWLDYFQMVMPGTVGPTSHWYTEILWIEVGVAIGFVGLFVFLTMSALSKFKSMIPKKHPFLQESLHHHI
- a CDS encoding c-type cytochrome; the protein is MNKIKIIGTLVMIIAASIVVTSCKDKRSTGWEYAPNMYEHTAYDPDQKNSQFKDGKTAQVPPAGTIPVGFTKFDYPNTKEGYELASVEVKTVIAQTQANYADGKLLFAHYCSPCHGLSGQGDGLVVQHGYPPPPSYSKGQSSRGGAMKDLTDGKIYHTITYGVNAMGSYASQLNPEERWKVIMYVHHLQTL
- a CDS encoding DUF3341 domain-containing protein, whose product is MSSTKYILGIFDDPDDLMHGIDKLQKNSVPIYDVYSPCPIHGIDAKLGIKDSRLGYAAFMFGCLGGTIMFSMVYYMLVHDWPINIGGKNFFAIPDFVPVTFEWTVLWTAFGMTFTFFFATHLFPGRAPRVMDLRATNDKFIIAIDARGNTPNADIDSILKEAGAVEVKHNDRKYVSYE